The following are from one region of the Qipengyuania flava genome:
- a CDS encoding tyrosine recombinase, whose amino-acid sequence MLAAERGAARNTLLAYGRDLEQAEEWLGAALDGASPAQLAKLGQGWASLAPATMARKISALRQFFGFLVDEGLRQDDPTHALPRPATRRPLPKILSHAEVEALFARAEEEACGDKPGAVRLLTLLELLYGSGLRATELVSLPVSAVPRDAPFLTVVGKGGQARMVPVSQRASAVLPRWLALRDPDSAFLFPSRTGHISRVRLFQLLKDLAVRADLPREKLSPHVLRHAFATHLLEGGADLRALQTLLGHADISTTQIYTHVDAARLVALVNERHPLAQRRASD is encoded by the coding sequence ATGCTGGCTGCCGAACGCGGAGCGGCGCGCAACACCCTGCTGGCCTATGGCCGCGATCTCGAACAGGCCGAGGAATGGCTGGGCGCAGCGCTCGACGGCGCAAGTCCCGCGCAGCTTGCCAAGCTCGGGCAGGGCTGGGCCTCGCTCGCGCCCGCGACCATGGCGCGCAAGATATCCGCGCTGCGCCAGTTCTTCGGATTTCTGGTCGACGAGGGCTTGCGCCAAGACGATCCAACGCACGCGTTACCGCGCCCGGCTACGCGGCGGCCCTTGCCCAAGATCCTGTCGCACGCGGAAGTAGAGGCGCTCTTCGCACGGGCCGAGGAGGAGGCGTGCGGCGACAAGCCGGGCGCTGTACGCCTCCTTACGCTGCTCGAACTGCTCTACGGTTCGGGTCTGCGCGCGACCGAACTCGTCTCGCTCCCGGTATCCGCCGTGCCGCGCGACGCGCCCTTTCTCACGGTGGTGGGGAAGGGGGGACAGGCCCGCATGGTCCCGGTCAGCCAGCGCGCAAGTGCCGTCCTGCCGCGCTGGCTGGCGCTGCGCGATCCGGATTCGGCTTTCCTTTTCCCCTCCCGAACGGGGCATATTTCGCGTGTCAGGCTGTTCCAGCTTCTCAAGGACCTGGCCGTGCGCGCTGACTTGCCGCGAGAGAAGCTGAGCCCGCACGTGCTGCGCCATGCCTTTGCAACGCATCTGCTGGAGGGCGGGGCGGACCTGCGCGCGCTGCAGACGCTGCTGGGGCACGCCGATATCTCGACCACGCAGATCTACACCCATGTCGACGCTGCGCGGCTCGTGGCGCTGGTAAACGAGCGTCACCCGCTTGCGCAGCGGCGCGCGAGCGACTAG
- a CDS encoding acetyl-CoA carboxylase carboxyltransferase subunit alpha, producing MISYLEFEKPVAELEARIAELRSASEGDEVDISNELQRLELKSADLLASTYEALTPWQKTQVARHPSRPHFRDYVENAFDEFIPLGGDRCYGDDEAILGGFAKLNGRKVVLIGHEKGNDTASRIRHNFGMGKPEGYRKAIRLMEMAGRFGLPVVTLVDTSGAFPGVEAEERGQAEAIARSTEACLALPVPMVAAIVGEGGSGGAVALASAERVLMLEHAVYSVISPEGCASILWRTAEKAPDAAEAMKVTAQDLEKLGVIDRIVNEPVGGAHRDPKAAASALGTAIAEELDMLGRYPPHELRRMREDRFLALAS from the coding sequence ATGATTTCCTATCTCGAATTCGAGAAGCCGGTTGCCGAGCTCGAAGCGCGCATTGCCGAACTGCGCAGCGCGTCGGAAGGCGACGAGGTCGATATTTCGAACGAGCTCCAGCGCCTGGAGCTCAAGAGCGCAGACCTGCTTGCGAGCACCTACGAAGCGCTGACGCCCTGGCAGAAGACGCAGGTCGCGCGCCACCCCTCGCGCCCGCACTTTCGCGACTATGTCGAAAACGCCTTTGACGAGTTCATCCCGCTGGGCGGGGACCGCTGCTATGGCGATGACGAGGCGATCCTGGGCGGTTTTGCCAAGCTCAACGGACGCAAGGTGGTCCTGATCGGCCATGAGAAGGGCAACGATACGGCCAGCCGCATTCGCCACAATTTCGGCATGGGCAAGCCCGAAGGCTATCGCAAGGCCATCCGCCTGATGGAAATGGCTGGCCGATTTGGCCTACCGGTGGTCACCCTGGTCGACACTTCGGGCGCCTTCCCGGGCGTGGAGGCGGAAGAGCGCGGTCAGGCAGAAGCCATCGCCCGTTCGACCGAAGCCTGTCTCGCCCTTCCGGTTCCCATGGTCGCGGCTATCGTGGGCGAGGGCGGTTCGGGCGGCGCGGTTGCACTCGCCAGCGCCGAACGCGTGCTGATGCTGGAGCACGCGGTGTATTCGGTCATTTCGCCCGAGGGCTGCGCCTCCATCCTGTGGCGCACGGCCGAGAAAGCTCCCGATGCGGCAGAGGCCATGAAGGTCACTGCACAAGACCTTGAAAAACTGGGCGTAATCGACCGGATCGTGAACGAGCCCGTGGGCGGCGCGCATCGCGATCCCAAGGCTGCGGCCAGCGCGCTGGGCACGGCCATTGCGGAAGAGCTCGACATGCTGGGGCGCTACCCACCGCACGAGCTCAGGCGCATGCGCGAAGACCGCTTCCTGGCGCTCGCAAGCTAG